Proteins from a genomic interval of Lolium perenne isolate Kyuss_39 chromosome 1, Kyuss_2.0, whole genome shotgun sequence:
- the LOC127326024 gene encoding uncharacterized protein, with product MAERLLIPILLVLLVVTHVALASIVEETCAKVENMSLRKELEAVCVTTLQAAPGSATADTHGLAVIATNLTLVNYTAAVATIKDLQRHGGWTDGQQAALATCRERYTEALNAMHSAVHALAMGQKRAYEDNMVAARRASTDCTAASVAADKEKSPLRKVNADAEHLTVVAMVIFFMLYL from the coding sequence ATGGCAGAGAGGCTTCTCATCCCCATCCTCCTAGTGCTCCTTGTCGTCACCCACGTGGCGCTCGCCTCCATCGTGGAGGAGACGTGCGCGAAGGTGGAAAACATGTCGCTCCGCAAGGAACTGGAGGCCGTCTGCGTGACCACGCTCCAGGCGGCGCCGGGGAGCGCCACCGCCGACACACACGGGCTGGCCGTGATCGCCACGAACCTGACGCTGGTCAACTACACGGCGGCGGTGGCCACGATCAAGGACCTGCAACGGCACGGCGGCTGGACGGACGGCCAGCAGGCTGCGCTGGCCACGTGCCGTGAGCGGTACACCGAGGCGCTCAACGCGATGCATAGCGCCGTCCACGCGCTGGCCATGGGGCAGAAGCGGGCATACGAGGACAACATGGTCGCCGCCAGGAGGGCCTCCACCGACTGCACCGCCGCTTCCGTGGCCGCGGATAAGGAGAAGTCACCTCTGCGCAAGGTGAACGCCGACGCCGAGCACCTCACCGTCGTGGCCATGGTGATCTTTTTCATGTTGTACTTGTAG